One window of Williamwhitmania sp. genomic DNA carries:
- a CDS encoding AMP-binding protein: protein MIKENLIQYFEESIHTNWDSNALADYKGSSITYGEVANRIARLHLMFERNGIKPGDKVALLGKNSISWAIVYLATISYGAVIVPILPDFRPVDVHHIVNHSDSVVLFVGDALATALDFGQMDNLQAIISLDTQQAVFAKSSKVVADLDALDSLFSSCYPNGLDVNNFTLPKVSNSQLSVISYTSGTTGFSKGVMLALNSLSANIRYARANMPLKSGDNIVSFLPLAHAYGCAFEFLFPFTLGCHITFLTKVPSPQVVVQAFKEVRPRLILSVPLVVEKIYKRQIIPVISKFPTSWLIRIPLLNQVVFKKINHKLTETFGGNFHEIVVGGAAFNAEAETFFRKIKFPCTVGYGMTECGPLISYSSWQTTKPFSTGLPVDTLQVKIDSEDPFSIVGEVLVKGENVMLGYYKNEEATHAVIDEDGWLHTGDLGVLDKEGNIYLKGRSKNMILGASGQNIYPEEIESVLDNKFGVMESLVIMNNGQLHALIFPDFETLESNNIGREEIDSLMKHNLHEVNHQLPSFMKLAKFSIHQEEFEKTPKRSIKRYLYSDN, encoded by the coding sequence ATGATTAAGGAGAATCTAATTCAATATTTTGAGGAAAGCATTCATACCAACTGGGATAGTAATGCTTTGGCCGACTATAAAGGCTCCTCAATTACCTATGGCGAGGTGGCCAACCGTATTGCTCGCTTGCATCTTATGTTTGAGCGTAATGGTATTAAACCCGGCGATAAGGTGGCCTTATTGGGGAAAAACTCCATTTCTTGGGCCATTGTTTACCTTGCAACCATTAGCTATGGTGCGGTGATTGTACCAATTTTACCCGATTTTCGGCCAGTTGACGTTCACCACATAGTGAACCACTCCGATTCGGTTGTGCTGTTTGTTGGCGATGCTCTAGCCACTGCGCTTGACTTTGGACAAATGGATAACCTACAAGCCATTATTTCACTGGATACACAACAGGCGGTCTTTGCTAAAAGCAGTAAGGTTGTTGCTGACCTGGATGCGCTAGATAGTCTTTTTTCTAGCTGTTACCCCAACGGTTTAGATGTTAACAACTTTACGCTCCCCAAGGTAAGCAATAGTCAACTTTCTGTGATCAGCTATACTTCGGGAACCACAGGCTTTTCGAAGGGCGTTATGCTTGCCCTCAACAGCCTTTCCGCCAACATACGCTATGCTAGGGCAAATATGCCACTTAAGTCGGGCGATAACATTGTTTCGTTCCTTCCGCTGGCTCATGCCTATGGCTGTGCCTTTGAGTTCTTATTCCCCTTTACACTCGGTTGCCACATAACGTTTCTTACCAAGGTACCGTCACCGCAGGTTGTGGTGCAGGCATTTAAGGAGGTTCGCCCTCGGCTTATCTTGTCGGTGCCCCTGGTGGTTGAAAAAATTTATAAGAGGCAGATTATACCAGTGATATCCAAGTTCCCAACGAGTTGGTTAATTAGGATACCCTTATTGAACCAGGTTGTCTTTAAAAAGATTAACCACAAACTCACTGAAACATTTGGTGGTAATTTTCATGAAATTGTTGTTGGCGGAGCTGCCTTTAATGCAGAGGCAGAGACGTTTTTTCGTAAAATTAAGTTTCCCTGTACCGTGGGCTATGGTATGACCGAGTGTGGCCCGCTAATAAGCTACTCTTCGTGGCAAACAACGAAACCATTTTCCACAGGATTGCCGGTGGATACGCTACAGGTTAAGATTGATTCGGAGGATCCATTCTCCATAGTTGGTGAGGTGTTGGTGAAGGGTGAAAATGTAATGTTGGGCTACTATAAGAACGAGGAGGCTACCCATGCTGTAATCGACGAAGATGGCTGGCTCCATACCGGCGACCTCGGCGTTCTCGACAAGGAGGGTAATATCTATCTGAAGGGACGGAGCAAGAATATGATCCTTGGAGCATCGGGTCAGAATATATACCCAGAGGAGATTGAGAGCGTTCTCGACAACAAGTTTGGCGTAATGGAGTCGCTTGTAATAATGAACAATGGACAGCTCCACGCGCTCATCTTTCCCGATTTTGAAACGCTGGAGTCAAATAACATTGGCCGCGAAGAGATTGATTCACTCATGAAGCATAACCTGCACGAGGTGAATCATCAGCTGCCATCGTTTATGAAGTTGGCCAAGTTTAGCATTCATCAAGAGGAGTTTGAGAAGACTCCCAAGCGTAGTATTAAGAGGTATTTGTATTCAGATAACTAG
- a CDS encoding ABC transporter permease — protein MIRNYFTTAIRSIQRSVGFSFINLIGLAIGLASCMFIALWINDELSYDRYLPNANRIYRIILKETQWSQPRTPHPMPLAMVADFPEVTNGVSISPIWGIGLTRREFTVEYNNHKFEEKGFMSADSTFFQVFQFPFIAGDPATALKNPMGIVITQSMAKKYFGKEQALGKMLKVDGNINLEVTGVVKDIPANTHFTFDFLISYVSLKARDRANNNGNLPNYYTWNDFGHYNYIVLAPGADQKTVEGKMNTWIWNYVKLTPEQKESVKENDTQLLLQPITSIHLHSNMIWELGKNGNMAYVYAFSVTALLILLIAIFNYMNLATARSEKRTREVGVRKTLGARKGQLVSQFLVESMLLALGAVIFAALLVELFMPLFNQLTGKHLQSLIGQSVFVSLGLLVVAAVVGLLAGSYPAFFLTSFKPITVLKGKISVSHSNINLRKLLVTFQFAISTFLIIFTLAISGQIQLLKNKNLGFNKDQVVVLPLRVDAIKHHFEAFRSTLEQDKSIVLVGRASNIPGGQFNNHSIQWKSDQEEVNAADLWVDDDFFKVLEIPMAKGRAFSQEFASDSVATFILNESACKSLNMDDPIGQQITWYGDKPNTIKGVVVGVVKNFNFHSLHENIGPLIIQRGTYDWQYSDALIRIKPSMVEQALSKIETTFKQFAPQAIFNYSFLDQDFAAQYEAENRMGTIFTIFAVMAIVVACLGLFGLAAFTVEQKTKEIGIRKVHGASSFSIFNMVSKSFAGLILLSALLAWPAAYFSINSWLNDYAYRITINPWYFVLGTATVLIIAALTTGYQSLKAARQNPIESLKYE, from the coding sequence ATGATACGAAACTATTTTACCACAGCCATAAGAAGTATTCAGCGCAGCGTCGGTTTCTCTTTCATAAACCTCATTGGGTTAGCCATTGGACTAGCCAGCTGCATGTTTATCGCCCTTTGGATAAACGATGAGTTGAGCTATGACCGCTATCTCCCTAATGCAAACAGAATTTATCGCATCATACTTAAGGAGACCCAATGGAGCCAGCCTCGAACACCACACCCCATGCCGCTGGCCATGGTGGCCGATTTTCCTGAAGTGACCAATGGTGTTAGCATCTCGCCAATTTGGGGAATAGGGCTTACGCGACGAGAATTTACCGTTGAGTATAACAACCATAAGTTTGAGGAGAAGGGCTTTATGTCGGCCGACTCCACCTTTTTTCAGGTATTTCAGTTTCCATTTATCGCTGGCGACCCTGCAACTGCGCTTAAAAACCCAATGGGGATAGTTATTACCCAAAGTATGGCCAAGAAGTATTTTGGCAAAGAGCAAGCTCTGGGAAAAATGCTTAAAGTTGATGGTAATATAAATCTTGAGGTTACCGGAGTAGTGAAGGATATTCCAGCCAACACCCACTTCACCTTCGATTTCCTAATTTCGTATGTAAGCCTTAAGGCCCGCGATAGAGCGAACAATAACGGGAATCTCCCTAACTACTACACATGGAACGATTTTGGCCACTACAACTACATAGTGCTTGCACCAGGTGCCGACCAAAAAACGGTAGAGGGTAAGATGAATACTTGGATATGGAACTACGTTAAACTCACCCCCGAGCAGAAGGAGAGCGTAAAAGAAAACGATACCCAACTACTACTTCAACCGATTACCAGTATTCACCTGCACTCCAACATGATTTGGGAGTTGGGAAAAAATGGCAACATGGCTTATGTTTACGCCTTTTCAGTTACTGCGCTTCTTATTCTGCTGATTGCCATTTTCAACTACATGAACTTGGCCACAGCGCGAAGCGAAAAGCGTACCCGTGAAGTTGGCGTACGCAAAACCCTCGGTGCACGAAAGGGCCAACTGGTTAGCCAATTTTTGGTAGAATCAATGTTGCTTGCGTTGGGTGCTGTGATATTTGCTGCCTTGCTGGTTGAACTTTTCATGCCGCTGTTCAACCAACTAACCGGAAAGCATTTGCAGTCGTTGATAGGCCAATCGGTGTTTGTTTCCTTAGGCTTGCTGGTTGTTGCTGCTGTAGTGGGATTGTTGGCTGGAAGCTATCCCGCATTTTTCCTCACCTCCTTCAAGCCAATTACAGTGCTAAAGGGTAAAATTTCGGTGTCGCACTCCAACATTAACCTACGAAAACTGCTGGTTACCTTTCAGTTTGCCATCTCCACCTTTCTAATAATATTCACCTTAGCCATCTCCGGTCAAATTCAACTCCTCAAGAATAAAAATCTAGGGTTTAACAAGGATCAAGTGGTGGTACTGCCCTTAAGGGTGGATGCAATAAAGCATCATTTCGAGGCATTTAGATCAACCTTGGAACAGGACAAGAGCATTGTTTTGGTGGGTAGGGCATCGAACATTCCCGGCGGCCAATTCAACAACCACAGTATCCAGTGGAAGTCGGACCAAGAGGAGGTGAATGCCGCTGACTTGTGGGTCGACGATGATTTTTTCAAAGTGCTCGAAATACCCATGGCAAAGGGAAGGGCATTCTCCCAAGAGTTTGCCTCCGATTCGGTTGCCACCTTTATTCTCAACGAATCAGCCTGTAAAAGTCTAAATATGGACGATCCCATTGGGCAGCAAATTACTTGGTATGGAGATAAGCCAAACACAATAAAAGGAGTAGTCGTAGGTGTGGTAAAGAATTTCAATTTTCACTCTTTACACGAAAATATTGGCCCGCTGATTATCCAGCGTGGAACCTACGACTGGCAATATTCCGACGCCCTAATTCGGATTAAGCCCAGCATGGTTGAGCAGGCTCTTTCGAAAATTGAAACCACATTTAAGCAGTTTGCACCGCAGGCCATATTCAACTACAGCTTTCTTGACCAAGATTTTGCTGCTCAGTACGAAGCCGAAAACAGAATGGGAACCATATTTACCATATTTGCCGTTATGGCAATTGTGGTCGCCTGTCTTGGTCTTTTTGGCTTGGCTGCCTTTACGGTGGAGCAAAAGACCAAGGAGATAGGCATAAGAAAGGTACATGGTGCCAGCTCGTTCAGCATATTCAACATGGTTTCGAAGAGTTTTGCAGGGTTGATTCTGCTCTCCGCCTTGCTGGCATGGCCGGCCGCCTACTTCTCAATAAACAGCTGGCTAAACGACTACGCCTACCGAATCACCATTAACCCATGGTATTTTGTGCTCGGAACCGCCACGGTGCTAATTATTGCAGCACTTACTACGGGTTACCAAAGTTTAAAGGCCGCACGACAAAACCCCATAGAATCGCTGAAGTATGAGTAG
- a CDS encoding hemolysin III family protein, which translates to MKKDIVPKYYSPAEENTNIISHAVGFALSILATVLLVVHAAKFGTAKHIVSFAVFGVSLMVLYAASTLYHSAKKTERRNRLKIFDHTAIYILIAGTYTPFTLVTLAGTTGWVIFGIAWGAALVGVVLKLFFTGRFSIASTVMYVLMGWVVVFAIKPLINALPAEGLFWLFAGGVAYTVGAILYSIKKIPFNHAIFHILVLVGSFCHFISIFYYVLPSR; encoded by the coding sequence ATGAAAAAAGATATAGTTCCAAAATATTACTCTCCAGCAGAAGAAAATACGAACATAATTTCTCACGCTGTAGGATTTGCTTTAAGCATTCTGGCCACGGTTCTGCTGGTTGTGCATGCTGCTAAATTCGGCACAGCAAAGCACATTGTTAGCTTTGCCGTATTTGGAGTTAGCTTAATGGTGCTCTACGCAGCCTCCACGCTATATCATAGCGCAAAAAAAACAGAGAGGCGAAATCGGTTAAAAATATTTGACCATACTGCCATCTACATTCTCATTGCCGGCACCTATACCCCTTTTACCTTGGTTACCCTTGCAGGCACAACCGGCTGGGTGATTTTTGGAATTGCTTGGGGTGCAGCATTGGTTGGGGTAGTGCTGAAGCTCTTCTTCACGGGTCGGTTTTCAATAGCCTCCACCGTAATGTATGTGCTCATGGGGTGGGTTGTTGTTTTTGCAATTAAACCGTTGATAAACGCCTTGCCCGCAGAGGGGCTATTTTGGCTTTTTGCGGGTGGCGTGGCCTATACCGTCGGCGCCATACTCTACAGCATTAAAAAAATTCCATTCAACCATGCCATATTCCATATCCTTGTTTTGGTGGGTAGCTTCTGCCACTTCATCTCCATATTCTACTATGTTTTACCAAGCCGATAA
- a CDS encoding 1-acyl-sn-glycerol-3-phosphate acyltransferase codes for MPNTAAKTPLNLGELLKNSDSKNLKRLPRFVIWLFEKIICQDQMNAVINKYIDNVGVSFQPQVIKEFNITLNVRGVENLPDSSRSFFVSNHPFGVIDGLILTYYVGQKYGDLKAIGNDAFLHVPTLRPLIAAVNVYGRSSKEYIAALDEVYHSDVAITHFPAGAVSRVYHGKVQDAPWQKSFITKAIATKRDVVPFYFEGGNSRFFYFIYRLRSWLGISVNFELMLLPREMFKKRNKTISIVIGKPISWESFNSSMTHYEWAQKVREHVYKMGQSKEEVEFIP; via the coding sequence ATGCCCAATACTGCTGCAAAGACGCCCTTGAATCTAGGCGAATTACTGAAGAATAGCGATTCAAAAAATCTCAAGCGACTTCCACGGTTCGTAATATGGCTCTTTGAAAAGATAATTTGTCAGGACCAGATGAATGCCGTTATCAATAAGTATATCGACAATGTTGGCGTTAGCTTCCAGCCACAGGTTATTAAGGAGTTTAATATTACGCTGAATGTTCGCGGGGTGGAGAACCTTCCCGATAGTTCGCGCAGTTTTTTTGTCTCGAATCACCCGTTTGGGGTAATCGATGGGCTCATTCTCACCTACTACGTTGGACAGAAGTATGGAGATCTGAAGGCTATTGGTAACGATGCTTTTCTGCACGTTCCAACGTTGCGACCATTGATTGCTGCAGTGAATGTGTATGGCCGAAGTTCCAAGGAATATATCGCGGCGCTGGACGAGGTGTACCATTCCGATGTTGCCATTACCCATTTTCCAGCAGGGGCAGTTTCAAGGGTTTATCACGGAAAAGTGCAAGATGCCCCTTGGCAGAAAAGTTTTATAACCAAAGCTATCGCTACTAAGCGCGACGTCGTACCGTTTTATTTTGAAGGAGGTAATTCACGCTTCTTTTATTTCATCTACCGACTGAGGAGTTGGCTGGGTATTTCCGTAAATTTTGAACTTATGTTGCTTCCTCGGGAGATGTTTAAAAAGAGGAATAAGACAATTAGCATAGTGATTGGAAAACCAATCTCCTGGGAAAGTTTCAACAGTTCAATGACACACTACGAGTGGGCCCAAAAAGTTCGTGAACATGTTTATAAAATGGGGCAATCAAAGGAGGAGGTAGAATTTATACCTTAA
- a CDS encoding DNA cytosine methyltransferase, which yields MGEFKFIDLFAGVGGFHVAMEELGGECVFASEINKFSIATYCENFGMDAGFDICSVAAEGIPSHDLLCGGFPCQAFSKAGKQSGFDDTRGTLFFEIKRILTVHRPKYIVLENVRNLVSHDSGNTWRVISKNLKELGYIITEMPIIMSPHQLGVPQLRERVYILGIHKSCTRMKSLSINVPVPKKHSTNAHSILNGSAGDDFHISEYEEMVLNAWDEFIHGVDVQTIGFPVWSEEFGATYDFSNLPRWKQDFIVKNREFYIRNKSFLKSWLKRHRNLEQLVPTHKKFEWQAGDSIKSVWEGIIQFRPSGIRVKRPTEFPALVAMVHIPIIGWEKRRLTPREAANLQSFPKDFKINSNTQQAYKQFGNAVNVKVVKFLAEQLFKLGEHP from the coding sequence ATGGGAGAATTTAAGTTTATAGACCTGTTTGCTGGTGTTGGTGGTTTTCATGTAGCCATGGAGGAGCTGGGAGGTGAATGCGTTTTTGCTTCCGAAATCAACAAGTTCTCCATTGCAACTTACTGTGAAAACTTTGGGATGGATGCAGGGTTTGATATTTGTTCTGTAGCTGCTGAAGGTATTCCTTCCCACGATTTGCTCTGCGGCGGCTTTCCCTGCCAGGCATTCTCCAAGGCTGGGAAACAGAGCGGTTTCGACGATACTCGCGGGACCTTATTCTTCGAAATAAAGCGGATTCTTACCGTTCATCGGCCTAAGTATATTGTGCTGGAAAATGTGCGCAATTTGGTATCACACGATAGTGGTAACACCTGGCGCGTTATCTCAAAGAACTTGAAGGAGCTGGGCTACATCATTACCGAAATGCCCATTATCATGAGTCCGCATCAGCTGGGTGTACCGCAGCTTCGCGAGCGAGTTTATATTCTGGGTATCCATAAGAGTTGCACTAGAATGAAGAGTTTGTCTATCAACGTTCCTGTGCCAAAAAAGCACAGCACCAACGCTCACTCCATTCTTAACGGCTCTGCAGGAGACGATTTCCATATTTCTGAGTACGAGGAGATGGTGCTCAATGCTTGGGACGAGTTTATACATGGGGTTGATGTTCAGACCATAGGCTTTCCTGTTTGGTCAGAAGAGTTCGGTGCCACCTACGATTTTTCCAACCTACCTCGCTGGAAGCAGGATTTCATTGTCAAGAACAGGGAATTCTATATTCGCAACAAATCGTTCCTAAAGAGTTGGCTGAAACGTCATCGGAATTTGGAGCAGCTTGTGCCCACCCATAAGAAGTTTGAGTGGCAAGCAGGGGATAGCATAAAGAGTGTGTGGGAGGGCATTATCCAATTTCGACCTTCGGGAATTAGGGTAAAGCGACCTACAGAATTTCCGGCTCTGGTAGCCATGGTTCACATCCCAATTATTGGGTGGGAAAAGCGAAGGCTAACTCCACGTGAGGCTGCAAACCTTCAGAGTTTTCCAAAGGATTTTAAGATTAATTCCAATACCCAGCAGGCTTACAAACAGTTTGGCAATGCAGTAAACGTTAAGGTGGTGAAGTTTTTAGCAGAACAGCTGTTTAAGTTGGGTGAGCATCCATAG